In Methylocystis echinoides, one genomic interval encodes:
- a CDS encoding SIMPL domain-containing protein, which yields MIRLVFVVSLILVGYAQAESLKDSVPNVAVVGEAAEDVAPDRAILRFGVVTDRPTAAAAAADNAAAVTAILADLKSLGVADADVQTETVSLAPLNPDERDAKGKLRPAQGYRASNMLTVFVKPVDKAGDVIGRVIDKGANSVEGVDYDHSNVEAKRDDLRAKAVKDAERRARIYAEAAGLRLARVIEIRPLSDEQPIAFKARVAAAPPAASVPLRPGAQRISERVSIIWALGR from the coding sequence ATGATTCGTCTTGTTTTCGTGGTTTCGCTGATTCTCGTCGGTTACGCTCAAGCTGAGTCCCTCAAAGATTCGGTCCCCAATGTGGCGGTCGTCGGCGAGGCGGCCGAAGACGTCGCGCCGGACCGGGCGATCCTGCGCTTTGGCGTCGTGACCGACCGTCCGACAGCCGCCGCCGCCGCCGCCGACAACGCCGCGGCCGTGACGGCGATCCTCGCCGACCTCAAGTCGCTCGGCGTCGCCGACGCGGATGTGCAGACGGAAACCGTCTCCCTCGCGCCGCTCAATCCGGACGAACGCGACGCCAAGGGCAAGCTGCGGCCGGCTCAGGGCTACCGCGCGAGCAATATGCTCACGGTCTTCGTCAAGCCGGTGGACAAGGCGGGCGACGTCATCGGCCGGGTCATCGACAAGGGGGCCAACAGCGTCGAGGGGGTCGATTACGATCACTCGAATGTCGAAGCGAAGCGGGACGACTTGCGCGCCAAAGCCGTGAAGGACGCCGAGCGCCGCGCGCGCATCTATGCGGAGGCCGCGGGGCTGCGTCTGGCGCGGGTGATCGAGATCCGTCCGCTGTCGGACGAGCAGCCGATCGCCTTCAAGGCGCGCGTCGCAGCCGCTCCGCCGGCGGCCTCCGTTCCGCTGCGGCCCGGCGCGCAGCGCATCAGCGAGCGCGTCTCGATCATCTGGGCGCTGGGGCGTTGA
- a CDS encoding glutathione S-transferase family protein — protein MPLLYHYPLCPHSRFVRLILAEYGVAAELIEERPFDRRPEFLALDPAGRTPVFVDDDGAIVTSGVIADYLDEAYGDGRGPHRLLPTEKLARIETRRLVDWFNVKFFEEVSGWLVTEKVYKRFSPQGGAPDMDLVRVARANIRHHMRYIGYLTSHRNWLAGDRLSYADFAAAAHLSCVDYVGDAPWDEDEAAKHWYQRIKSRPAFRPLLADRAPGMTPGPVYALLDF, from the coding sequence ATGCCCCTTCTTTACCATTACCCGCTCTGCCCGCACTCCCGCTTTGTCCGGCTGATTCTCGCCGAATATGGCGTCGCCGCCGAGTTGATCGAGGAACGCCCCTTCGACCGGAGGCCCGAATTCCTCGCTCTCGATCCGGCGGGACGCACCCCGGTCTTCGTCGACGACGACGGCGCCATCGTTACGAGCGGGGTCATCGCCGACTATCTCGACGAGGCCTATGGCGACGGGCGCGGCCCGCATCGGCTGCTGCCGACCGAAAAGCTCGCCCGCATCGAGACGAGACGTCTCGTCGACTGGTTCAACGTCAAATTCTTCGAGGAAGTCTCGGGCTGGCTGGTCACGGAGAAAGTCTACAAGCGCTTCTCGCCGCAGGGCGGCGCGCCGGACATGGATCTCGTGCGCGTGGCGCGCGCCAATATCCGCCATCACATGCGCTATATCGGCTATCTCACGAGCCATCGGAACTGGCTAGCCGGCGATCGCCTGTCCTACGCCGATTTCGCCGCGGCCGCGCATCTCTCCTGCGTCGATTACGTCGGCGATGCGCCGTGGGATGAGGACGAGGCGGCGAAACACTGGTATCAGCGCATCAAGTCGCGCCCCGCCTTTCGGCCGCTGCTCGCCGATCGCGCGCCCGGCATGACGCCCGGCCCCGTCTACGCGTTGCTGGACTTCTAA
- a CDS encoding sulfate ABC transporter substrate-binding protein: protein MVAGVGLGLLGVASAQAGQTLLNVSYDPTRELYKQINPAFIADWKAKTGETVEVQASHAGSGAQARAVIDGLNADVVTLALAADIDAIASKSGKISADWQKRLPNNASPYTSTIVFLVRKGNAKGIKDWDDLAKPGVAVITPNPKTSGGARWNFLAAWGYGLKKFNGDEAKTKDFLKAIFRNAPVLDTGARGSTITFAQRGLGDVLIAWENEAFLALKEFGPDKFEIVAPKLSILAEPPVAVVDANAEAKGNKKLAEAYLEFLYKPEAQAIIAKNFYRPAHPEAAAKEDLKKLPKIELITIDKTFGGWAAAQKKFFADGGVFDDIQKQEPAK from the coding sequence ATGGTCGCCGGCGTCGGTTTGGGCCTGCTTGGCGTTGCGTCGGCGCAGGCGGGGCAGACGCTGCTGAACGTGTCCTATGATCCGACCCGAGAGCTCTACAAGCAGATCAACCCGGCGTTCATCGCCGACTGGAAAGCGAAGACGGGCGAGACGGTGGAAGTCCAGGCCTCGCACGCCGGGTCCGGCGCGCAGGCGCGCGCGGTGATCGACGGTCTCAACGCCGACGTCGTGACATTGGCGCTCGCCGCGGACATCGACGCCATCGCCAGCAAGAGCGGCAAGATTTCTGCGGACTGGCAGAAGCGCCTGCCCAATAACGCGTCGCCCTATACGTCGACGATCGTGTTCCTGGTGCGCAAAGGCAATGCGAAGGGGATCAAGGATTGGGACGATCTCGCCAAGCCGGGCGTCGCGGTCATCACGCCCAATCCGAAGACGTCGGGCGGCGCCCGCTGGAACTTCCTCGCGGCCTGGGGCTACGGGCTGAAGAAATTCAATGGCGACGAAGCGAAGACCAAAGACTTCCTGAAGGCGATCTTCCGCAATGCGCCCGTTCTCGACACGGGCGCGCGGGGCTCGACGATCACCTTCGCGCAGCGCGGTCTCGGCGATGTGCTGATCGCCTGGGAAAACGAGGCTTTCCTCGCTTTGAAGGAATTCGGGCCCGACAAATTCGAGATCGTCGCGCCGAAGCTCTCGATCCTTGCGGAGCCGCCGGTTGCGGTCGTCGACGCCAACGCTGAGGCCAAGGGCAACAAGAAGCTCGCGGAGGCCTATCTCGAATTCCTCTACAAGCCGGAGGCCCAGGCCATCATCGCCAAGAATTTCTATCGCCCCGCGCATCCGGAAGCGGCCGCCAAGGAGGATTTGAAGAAACTCCCCAAGATCGAATTGATCACGATCGACAAGACCTTCGGCGGCTGGGCCGCCGCGCAAAAGAAGTTCTTCGCCGACGGCGGCGTCTTCGACGACATCCAGAAACAAGAGCCGGCGAAGTGA
- the queG gene encoding tRNA epoxyqueuosine(34) reductase QueG, producing MDLESAIRAHALSLGFDACRFTAAEAAPELALRLRAWLDMGAHGDMAWMAETADRRAAPKALWPEARSVVMLGVNYGPASDPLAALATPGAGAISVYARHRDYHDVIKGRLKQLAAFMLKRGGGGDVKVFVDTAPVMEKPLAQSAGLGWQGKHTNLVSRDFGSWLFLGAIFTTLDLAPDAPEPDHCGSCRACLDACPTQAFLGPYRLDARRCVSYLTIEHKGPIPRAFRSAIGARIYGCDDCLAVCPWNKFAQTAREAKLAARPELESPPLGDLARLDEAGFRAFFSGSPIKRIGRGRFLRNVLIAMGNSGDPALAAPAERLLDDPDPLIRGAAVWALARLAPERLLALQERAGSEPEPTVRDEWAKETQLPEKAASP from the coding sequence ATGGACCTCGAAAGCGCGATCCGCGCCCACGCCCTGTCGCTTGGCTTCGACGCCTGCCGCTTTACGGCCGCCGAGGCGGCGCCCGAACTCGCTTTGCGGCTGCGCGCCTGGCTCGACATGGGCGCCCATGGCGACATGGCCTGGATGGCGGAGACCGCGGACCGACGGGCCGCGCCGAAGGCGTTGTGGCCCGAGGCGCGAAGCGTCGTCATGCTGGGCGTCAATTACGGCCCGGCTTCCGACCCCCTCGCCGCCCTCGCAACCCCGGGGGCGGGCGCGATCTCCGTCTATGCGCGCCACCGCGACTACCACGACGTCATCAAGGGCCGGCTCAAGCAGCTTGCCGCCTTCATGCTGAAACGCGGGGGCGGCGGCGATGTGAAAGTCTTCGTCGACACGGCGCCCGTGATGGAAAAGCCGCTCGCCCAGAGCGCGGGTCTCGGCTGGCAAGGCAAACACACCAACCTCGTGTCACGGGACTTCGGCTCCTGGCTGTTTCTGGGCGCCATTTTCACGACGCTCGACCTCGCGCCCGACGCGCCCGAGCCCGATCATTGCGGCTCCTGCCGCGCCTGCCTCGACGCCTGCCCGACGCAAGCCTTTCTCGGACCTTACCGGCTCGACGCAAGACGCTGCGTCTCGTACCTCACGATCGAGCACAAAGGCCCGATTCCGCGCGCCTTCAGGTCCGCCATCGGCGCCCGCATCTATGGCTGTGACGACTGCCTCGCCGTTTGTCCCTGGAACAAATTCGCGCAGACCGCGCGGGAGGCGAAGCTTGCGGCGCGGCCTGAATTGGAAAGTCCGCCGCTCGGAGACCTCGCGCGGCTCGATGAGGCGGGATTTCGCGCCTTCTTCTCCGGCTCGCCGATCAAGCGCATCGGCCGTGGGCGCTTCCTGCGCAATGTGCTGATCGCCATGGGCAACAGCGGCGACCCGGCGCTCGCCGCGCCCGCGGAGCGGCTGCTCGACGACCCTGATCCGCTTATTCGCGGCGCAGCCGTCTGGGCCCTGGCGCGGCTCGCGCCCGAACGCCTCCTTGCATTGCAAGAACGCGCCGGCTCGGAGCCAGAGCCCACGGTCCGCGACGAATGGGCAAAAGAGACACAGCTTCCCGAAAAAGCGGCGTCGCCGTGA
- the cysT gene encoding sulfate ABC transporter permease subunit CysT, with amino-acid sequence MTSPTFAGRYARRFTAPSVIPGFGLTFGYTILYLGLVVLFPLATLVWRSSGLGLSGLYQIATEPRVAAALHTTFLMSFLAAVVDLVFGLIVAWALTRYNFPGRRLFDAFVDLPFALPTAVAGISLAALYAPNGWFGAPLADVDVKIAFTRWGILVALIFIGLPFVVRTVQPILSELEIELEEASATLGASRVQTVVRVLLPPLAPALLTGFALAFARGVGEYGSVIFISGNIAYVSEIAPLLIIVKLEQYDYAGATGIATIMLAISFVALLVINLVQAWSRKRFGYV; translated from the coding sequence GTGACCTCCCCGACCTTCGCAGGCCGTTACGCTCGGCGCTTCACAGCGCCGAGCGTAATTCCAGGTTTTGGCCTCACCTTCGGCTACACGATCCTTTACCTGGGACTCGTCGTGCTGTTCCCGCTCGCGACGCTCGTGTGGCGCTCATCGGGGCTGGGGCTCTCCGGGCTTTACCAGATCGCCACGGAGCCGCGCGTCGCCGCGGCGCTGCACACGACCTTTTTGATGTCTTTTCTGGCGGCGGTCGTCGACCTCGTCTTCGGCCTGATCGTCGCCTGGGCGCTCACGCGCTACAATTTTCCCGGCCGGCGCCTGTTCGACGCTTTCGTCGATCTCCCCTTCGCCTTGCCGACGGCGGTGGCGGGCATCTCGCTTGCGGCGCTCTATGCGCCGAACGGCTGGTTCGGCGCGCCGCTCGCGGACGTCGACGTCAAGATCGCCTTCACGCGCTGGGGCATTCTCGTGGCGCTGATCTTCATCGGTCTGCCCTTTGTCGTGCGCACGGTGCAGCCCATTCTCTCAGAACTTGAAATCGAGCTCGAAGAGGCCTCGGCCACTTTGGGGGCGTCGCGCGTCCAGACAGTCGTACGCGTTCTGCTGCCGCCGCTGGCGCCGGCGCTGCTCACCGGCTTCGCGCTCGCTTTCGCGCGCGGGGTTGGCGAATACGGCTCGGTGATCTTCATCTCCGGCAACATCGCCTATGTGTCGGAGATCGCGCCCTTGCTCATCATCGTGAAGCTCGAACAATACGACTATGCGGGGGCGACGGGCATTGCGACCATCATGCTGGCGATCTCGTTCGTCGCGCTGCTCGTCATCAATCTCGTCCAGGCTTGGAGCCGAAAGAGGTTTGGCTATGTCTGA
- the cysW gene encoding sulfate ABC transporter permease subunit CysW, whose protein sequence is MSEAVVSSLAAPQRRAKARPVTQDAPLARYAVIGISVVFLLIFLFAPLAVVFTEALSKGYAAFVEVFREPDAIAAVKLTLFVAAIVVPANLIFGLAAAWSIAKFSFPGKSLLITLIDLPFSVSPVVSGLIYVLVFGAQGLFGKWLTAHDVQIIFAVPGIVLATIFVTFPFIARELIPLMQEQGTVEEEAALTLGASGFKTFLTVTLPNVKWGLLYGVLLCNARAMGEFGAVSVVSGHIRGLTNTIPLQVEILYNEYNNVAAFALSVLLASLALVTLGLKTFLEWRHADALAGRARRH, encoded by the coding sequence ATGTCTGAGGCGGTGGTTTCTTCTCTCGCAGCGCCGCAGCGGCGCGCCAAGGCGCGGCCTGTCACACAGGACGCGCCCTTGGCGCGTTACGCGGTGATCGGAATTTCAGTCGTCTTCCTGCTGATCTTCCTCTTTGCGCCGCTCGCCGTCGTCTTTACCGAAGCGCTGAGCAAGGGCTACGCCGCCTTTGTCGAAGTCTTTCGCGAACCCGACGCCATTGCGGCCGTAAAACTGACCCTGTTCGTCGCCGCCATCGTCGTGCCGGCCAATCTGATATTCGGATTGGCGGCCGCCTGGTCGATCGCCAAATTCTCATTTCCTGGAAAGAGCCTGCTCATCACGCTCATCGATCTGCCGTTTTCGGTGTCGCCGGTCGTGTCGGGCCTGATCTATGTCCTCGTTTTCGGCGCGCAGGGCCTGTTCGGCAAATGGCTCACGGCGCATGACGTGCAGATCATCTTCGCCGTGCCCGGCATTGTGCTCGCCACCATTTTCGTCACCTTCCCTTTCATCGCGCGCGAACTCATCCCGCTGATGCAGGAACAGGGGACTGTCGAGGAGGAGGCGGCGCTGACGCTCGGCGCCTCCGGATTCAAGACCTTCCTCACCGTGACGCTGCCCAACGTCAAATGGGGCCTGCTCTATGGCGTCTTGCTGTGCAATGCGCGCGCGATGGGCGAATTCGGCGCCGTGTCGGTCGTATCTGGACACATTCGCGGCCTCACCAATACGATCCCTCTGCAAGTCGAGATACTTTACAATGAGTACAACAATGTCGCGGCTTTCGCTCTCTCGGTCCTTCTGGCGAGCCTTGCGCTCGTCACCCTTGGGCTCAAGACCTTCCTCGAATGGCGCCACGCTGACGCGCTCGCCGGGCGCGCCAGGCGCCATTGA
- the thiD gene encoding bifunctional hydroxymethylpyrimidine kinase/phosphomethylpyrimidine kinase, with product MSEIPKLLAIAGSDPSGGAGAQADLKTFSAFRCYGMAAITALTAQNTRGVVAAYPLAADIVAAQISAVMSDIRPDAIKIGMVATPEIAAAVAAALGDAPRNVVLDPVLVPTQGVSLAAAGLERALLVTLLPLARLVTPNVFEAAALTETPQARNVADMTAQGRLLIEAGARAVLVKGGDLAGDPVDVLVAEGETRLFHGRRIETRHTHGTGCALSSAIAAGLAKGAPLIDAIAAAKVWLEGALEAAEALDLGAGRGPPHHFYALWGGA from the coding sequence TTGAGCGAAATTCCGAAGCTCCTCGCCATTGCCGGCTCCGATCCTTCCGGCGGCGCCGGGGCGCAGGCGGATCTGAAGACCTTTTCCGCCTTCCGCTGCTACGGCATGGCGGCGATCACCGCCCTGACCGCGCAGAACACGCGCGGCGTCGTCGCCGCCTATCCGCTGGCGGCCGATATTGTCGCGGCGCAGATATCCGCCGTGATGTCGGACATTCGCCCTGACGCCATCAAGATTGGCATGGTTGCGACGCCCGAGATCGCCGCCGCCGTCGCCGCGGCGCTGGGAGACGCGCCGCGAAACGTCGTGCTCGACCCCGTGCTGGTCCCGACCCAGGGCGTGAGCCTCGCGGCCGCCGGGCTCGAGCGCGCGCTGCTCGTGACCCTGCTGCCGCTTGCCCGGCTCGTCACGCCCAATGTCTTCGAGGCCGCAGCGCTCACCGAGACGCCGCAGGCCCGCAACGTCGCGGACATGACGGCGCAGGGCCGCCTGCTGATCGAGGCCGGCGCCCGGGCGGTGCTGGTCAAGGGCGGCGACCTCGCGGGGGATCCGGTCGACGTCCTCGTCGCGGAGGGCGAAACCAGGCTGTTCCACGGCCGCCGAATCGAGACCCGCCACACCCATGGCACGGGCTGCGCCCTCTCCTCCGCCATCGCCGCCGGCCTCGCCAAGGGCGCGCCGCTGATCGACGCCATCGCCGCCGCCAAAGTCTGGCTAGAAGGCGCGCTGGAGGCGGCGGAGGCGCTCGACCTCGGCGCGGGTCGCGGGCCGCCGCATCATTTCTACGCCCTGTGGGGAGGCGCTTAG
- a CDS encoding WD40 repeat domain-containing protein codes for MADYPSLTSAVEPLALGQPVVAGAWLGDAPFFALADGVIRLGEAEEVRLVTAHPDAAILVAASDGRRLITGGDDGRVVATGPSGATETLADEQGKWIDAVALQEGAVAWSVGRNARARSAKGEVKSLDLPSTCRGLAFFPKGYRLAAAHYNGATLWFPNAGKPEVLTWSGSHLDATVSPDGRFLITSMQENTLHGWRLADSKHMRMAGYPGKTRSLSWSYDGKWLATSGADACIIWPFTGKDGPMGQTPRECGVRANVPVTRVAFHPGALVVAIGFDDGLVMLARITDGSEILIRKPAEGAKNARISALAWDAKGARLLYGAEDGAAGLLTLPKG; via the coding sequence TTGGCCGACTATCCTTCGCTGACCTCCGCAGTCGAGCCGCTCGCGCTCGGCCAGCCGGTCGTCGCCGGCGCCTGGCTCGGCGACGCGCCGTTCTTCGCGCTGGCCGACGGCGTCATCCGTCTCGGGGAAGCGGAGGAAGTCCGCCTCGTGACCGCCCATCCCGACGCCGCCATACTGGTCGCCGCGAGCGACGGGCGCCGCCTGATCACGGGCGGCGATGACGGACGCGTGGTCGCGACCGGGCCCTCGGGAGCGACGGAAACCCTCGCCGATGAACAGGGCAAATGGATCGACGCGGTCGCTCTCCAGGAGGGCGCCGTCGCCTGGTCCGTGGGGCGCAACGCCCGCGCCCGTTCCGCCAAGGGTGAAGTCAAGTCGCTCGATCTGCCGTCGACCTGCCGGGGCCTCGCCTTCTTCCCCAAGGGCTATCGCCTCGCCGCCGCTCATTACAATGGCGCGACGCTGTGGTTCCCGAACGCCGGCAAGCCCGAGGTCTTGACCTGGAGCGGCTCGCATCTCGACGCCACGGTCTCGCCGGATGGGCGCTTTCTGATCACCTCCATGCAGGAGAATACGTTGCATGGCTGGCGGCTCGCCGACAGCAAGCACATGCGCATGGCGGGCTATCCGGGCAAGACGCGCAGCCTGTCCTGGTCCTATGACGGAAAATGGCTCGCGACCTCAGGCGCCGACGCCTGCATCATCTGGCCGTTCACGGGCAAGGACGGGCCGATGGGCCAGACGCCGCGCGAATGCGGCGTTCGCGCCAATGTCCCGGTCACCCGCGTCGCCTTCCACCCCGGCGCGCTGGTCGTCGCCATCGGATTCGACGACGGGCTGGTGATGCTCGCGCGAATCACCGACGGCTCGGAGATCCTCATTCGCAAGCCGGCCGAAGGAGCGAAAAACGCCCGCATCAGCGCGCTGGCCTGGGACGCCAAAGGCGCGCGGCTGCTCTATGGCGCGGAGGATGGCGCGGCGGGGCTGCTGACCCTGCCGAAGGGGTAG
- a CDS encoding DUF1488 family protein has product MLLEHIDSEVIREENGFSFSMRVAGTQQTVRVFVSDEALEGDFGVPEEEDELRGQFDSDRPELECVASEKYSLGRVAADGVVAITLADVMKFIE; this is encoded by the coding sequence ATGCTGCTTGAGCATATCGATTCCGAGGTCATCCGCGAGGAGAACGGCTTTTCCTTCTCCATGCGGGTCGCCGGTACGCAGCAGACAGTCCGCGTCTTCGTCTCCGACGAGGCGCTCGAGGGCGACTTCGGCGTTCCCGAAGAAGAAGACGAACTGCGCGGGCAGTTCGACTCGGACCGCCCCGAGCTCGAGTGCGTCGCCAGCGAGAAATACAGCCTCGGGCGCGTCGCCGCCGACGGCGTCGTCGCCATCACCCTCGCCGACGTGATGAAATTCATCGAATAA
- a CDS encoding sulfate/molybdate ABC transporter ATP-binding protein, which produces MEAHGVAIRIEGVEQDFGAFPALRDVSLDIRPGELVALLGPSGSGKTTLLRVIAGLNTPDRGHVYFDDKDATALTVQERRVGFVFQNYALFKHMTVAENIAYGLKVRPLRSRPARRDIAARVEELLRFVQLDGLGGRYPAQLSGGQRQRVALARALAIEPRVLLLDEPFGALDARVRKDLRRWLRDVHKETGLTTVFVTHDQDEAMELADRVVVLNEGQIEQIGTPAELYDQPASPFVISFVGEAVALPVMIAAGHVKFGNRELHIDTHGLRSGPARVFFRPADIAVASSGQGELEGRVESLRRTPAGVRARIAIDGYDQTLEIDSPLEKAAAPGDRVPLTLANARIFPAREEDYIDAGEGI; this is translated from the coding sequence ATTGAGGCGCATGGCGTCGCGATTCGCATCGAAGGCGTCGAGCAGGATTTCGGCGCCTTTCCAGCGCTGCGCGACGTCAGCCTCGACATTCGGCCGGGCGAACTCGTGGCGCTGCTCGGGCCCTCCGGCTCCGGCAAGACAACGCTGCTGCGCGTCATCGCCGGACTGAACACGCCCGATCGGGGCCACGTCTATTTCGACGACAAGGATGCGACGGCGCTTACCGTGCAGGAGCGACGCGTCGGGTTCGTCTTCCAGAATTACGCGCTGTTCAAACATATGACGGTCGCGGAAAATATCGCCTATGGCCTGAAGGTGCGGCCGCTGCGCTCGCGGCCGGCGCGGCGCGACATCGCGGCGCGGGTCGAGGAGCTTCTGCGCTTCGTCCAGCTCGACGGGCTCGGCGGCCGCTATCCGGCGCAGCTCTCCGGCGGACAGCGCCAGCGCGTGGCGCTGGCGCGCGCGCTGGCGATCGAACCGCGCGTGCTGCTGCTCGACGAGCCCTTTGGCGCTCTCGACGCCCGCGTCCGCAAGGATCTGCGCCGCTGGCTGCGCGACGTGCACAAGGAGACAGGGCTCACCACGGTTTTCGTCACGCACGATCAGGACGAGGCGATGGAGCTCGCCGACCGCGTCGTCGTGCTCAACGAGGGGCAAATCGAGCAGATCGGCACCCCGGCCGAACTCTACGATCAGCCCGCGTCGCCCTTCGTGATCTCCTTCGTGGGCGAGGCGGTGGCGCTTCCGGTCATGATCGCAGCCGGGCACGTGAAGTTCGGCAATCGGGAGCTGCATATCGACACGCATGGCTTGCGCAGTGGTCCGGCGCGGGTGTTTTTCCGCCCGGCCGACATCGCCGTCGCCAGCAGCGGCCAGGGCGAGCTCGAAGGGCGCGTCGAGAGCTTGCGCCGCACGCCGGCGGGCGTGCGCGCGCGTATCGCCATCGACGGCTATGACCAGACGCTCGAGATCGATTCCCCGCTCGAAAAGGCCGCCGCGCCAGGCGACCGCGTGCCGCTCACGCTCGCCAATGCGCGTATTTTTCCGGCGCGTGAAGAAGACTATATCGACGCAGGGGAGGGCATTTGA
- a CDS encoding ArsC/Spx/MgsR family protein produces MANVIFYEKPGCASNAKQKALLIASGHRVDARDLLREPWSASSLRPFFGEKPVREWFNAASPRVKSGEVNPDRVNPQEAIVMMILDPGLIRRPLMRIGDHCESGFDPAQVRRWIGLEPEAEGVTDRCAMDAA; encoded by the coding sequence ATGGCGAACGTCATTTTTTATGAAAAGCCCGGCTGCGCCAGCAACGCCAAACAGAAAGCTCTGCTGATCGCCTCCGGCCATCGGGTCGACGCCCGCGACCTTTTGCGCGAACCTTGGAGCGCATCGAGCCTCCGTCCCTTCTTCGGCGAAAAGCCGGTGCGGGAGTGGTTCAATGCGGCGTCTCCACGCGTGAAGTCGGGCGAAGTCAATCCGGATCGCGTCAATCCGCAGGAGGCGATCGTCATGATGATCCTCGATCCCGGCCTCATCCGCCGTCCGCTGATGCGCATCGGCGACCACTGCGAGTCGGGCTTCGACCCTGCCCAAGTGCGCCGCTGGATCGGACTCGAGCCGGAGGCCGAGGGAGTCACCGACCGCTGCGCCATGGACGCGGCCTGA
- a CDS encoding GatB/YqeY domain-containing protein, with amino-acid sequence MREKITQDLKDAMKAGDRAKVDALRLINAALKDKDIEARGSGKTLSEDDVLALLQKMIKSRQESLDIYEKAGRTDLAEKEKGEIAVISAYLPQQLSEAEAAEAVKAAIAETGAASIKDMGKVVAALKAKYTGRMDFAKASAAVKAALSG; translated from the coding sequence ATGCGCGAGAAGATCACACAGGACTTGAAGGACGCGATGAAGGCGGGCGACCGCGCCAAGGTCGACGCTTTGCGGCTCATCAACGCGGCCCTGAAGGACAAGGACATCGAGGCGCGCGGCTCGGGCAAGACCCTCTCCGAGGACGACGTGCTGGCGCTTCTGCAGAAAATGATCAAGAGCCGGCAGGAATCGCTCGACATCTACGAAAAGGCCGGTCGGACCGATCTCGCCGAGAAGGAAAAGGGCGAAATCGCCGTGATTTCCGCCTATCTGCCGCAGCAGCTCTCGGAAGCCGAGGCGGCCGAAGCGGTGAAGGCGGCGATCGCCGAGACAGGCGCCGCCTCCATCAAGGACATGGGCAAAGTCGTGGCCGCGCTCAAGGCGAAATACACGGGCCGCATGGATTTCGCCAAGGCCAGCGCCGCGGTGAAGGCGGCGCTGAGCGGCTGA